The DNA segment GAAGGCCGCGATCGACTCGTTCGTGTTCGCGTGGGCGCGGGTGGCGCGGAACAGGAAGTCCGTGGGGTCGGGCTCGATCGGGAGGCCCGGCGGGTGTCGCCTCCGGAGTCCGGCGACGTCGACGACGAGGAGCTGAAGGACCAGCAGGCCCCCGGCCAGTCCGAGGCAGACGATCGTCGTCCGATAGGCGTCGAAGGCGGCGGAAAGCATGCTCGTCCCCTCGCGTTCGCTTCGCGCCTAACCCGTGTAGCGATGGACGATCGGTAGGCGTCGTCCGCCGCCGAAGGCCTTCTCGGAGGTGCGGAGCACCAGCGGCGTCTGGCGACGTTTGTACTCGTTCCGGTCGAGGCGACGGAAGATGCCCTGGGCGACCTCGTCGGTCGTCCCGGCGGGCGTCTCGATCGAGGCAAAGCTTCGGCGACCTTCGATCGCCTGGCTGAGCACGTCGTCGAGGATCTCGTAGGGCGGGAGATCGTCCTGGTCGAGCTGGTCCGCCGCGAGCTCCGCGGAGGGCGGCTTCTCGATCGTCCCGATCGGGATCTTCTCACCGTTCCGATTGGCGTATCGCGCGAGGGCGTAGACGTCCTGTTTGTAGACGTCGCCCAGCACGGCGAGACCGCCCACGGTGTCGCCGTAGAGCGTGCAGTAGCCGACGGAGAGCTCGCTCTTGTTGCCGGTCGCCAGGACCAGCCGGTTCTCTTCGTTCGAGCACGCCATCAGGACGGCGCCGCGGATGCGGCTCTGGATGTTCTGCTGGGTCAGGCCGTAGTCGTCGCGCTCGCCGAAGAGCTGGCCGAAGACGCCGCGATAGGC comes from the bacterium genome and includes:
- a CDS encoding MAPEG family protein, with the translated sequence MLSAAFDAYRTTIVCLGLAGGLLVLQLLVVDVAGLRRRHPPGLPIEPDPTDFLFRATRAHANTNESIAAFTLLAIFSVAVGADAAWTNGLATTWVLGRVAHMACYYAGWGPARSASFGLSLIALLGLFVNGMRGLL